Below is a genomic region from Trichoderma asperellum chromosome 2, complete sequence.
CCTTTGGCACGGACATTTCTGGACGGAATATGCCCCTGAGCGATGAAGAGCTTGATTTGCTCTTGCCTGGCGAGAATGAAGGCTACAAGATCCTAGAACCCCCTCCTGGGTATGAACCCGTCCGGGCTCCAACTCACAAACTGATGGCGACTCCTGCACCCCAGACTGGCTTCACGATGCAGGACCCTGACCAAGTTGCACTTGGTGGAAAACCAATGCCAGCAGAGATTCCGGGAGTCGGAGACCTACAGTTCTTCAAGCCCGAAGACATGGCATACTTTGGCAAGCTGACAGATGGCTCCGATGAAAACGCCCTGAGTGTAGATGAGCTGAAGGAGCGAAAGATTATGAGGCTACTTCTCAAAATCAAGAACGGAACCCCGCCTATGCGAAAGACGGCTCTTCGACAGATCACGGATAATGCAAGGCAGTTCGGCGCCGGTGCCCTCTTTGACCAgattctccctcttctgaTGGAAAAGACCTTGGAGGATCAGGAACGCCATCTGCTTGTCAAGGTCATCGACAGAATCCTTTATAAGCTGGACGATTTGGTCCGCCCATATGTACACAAGATTCTCGTTGTTATCGAACCGTTGCTGATTGATCAAGACTACTACGCCCGAGTCGAAGGTCGAGAGATTATTTCCAATCTTAGCAAAGCTGCAGGTCTCGCCACCATGATTAGCACAATGCGGCCGGATATCGACCACGTTGACGAGTATGTTCGAAACACAACCGCCAGAGCATTTGCTGTTGTGGCATCTGCCCTCGGCATCCCCGCTTTACTCCCTTTCCTCAGAGCTGTCTGCCGTAGCAAGAAGTCATGGCAAGCCAGGCATACTGGTGTCAAGATTGTGCAGCAGATTCCCATCCTTATGGGATGTGCAGTTCTTCCCCACTTGAAAGGCCTAGTCGATTGTATCGCGCCCAATCTTAGCGATGACCAGACCAAGGTCAGAACAGTCACCAGTTTGGCCATTGCAGCTCTTGCTGAAGCCTCCAACCCGTACGGTATCGAGAGCTTCGACGATATCCTAAACCCGCTATGGACTGGTGCTCGCAAACAGCGAGGGAAAGGATTGGCTGGTTTTCTTAAAGCCGTGGGATACATCATTCCTCTCATGGACGAAGAGTACGCAAACTACTATACTAGTCAAATTATGGAGATTCTACTGCGAGAATTTTCCTCCCCtgatgaagagatgaagaaagtgGTCTTGAAGGTAGTGTCTCAATGCGCAGGCACAGAAGGAGTAACGGCCGGCTACCTCAAGGAGCATGTTTTGGACGAGTTTTTCAAGAGTTTCTGGGTACGACGAATGGCTCTAGACAAGAGAAACTACAGACAAGTGGTTGAGACCACTGTCGACATTGGCCAGAAGGTCGGCGTGAGCGAGATTATCGAGAGAATCGTCAACAATCTCAAGGATGAGAGCGAGGCCTACCGGAAGATGACAGTCGAGACTGTCGAAAAGATTGTGGCCAGTTTGGGCGCTGCAGATATTGGCGAGCGACTTGAAGAACGATTGATTGATGGAATTCTTCATGCGTTCCAAGAGCAAAGCGTTGAGGATATCGTGATGCTCAATGGCTTCGGTTCCGTCGTTAACGCTCTAGGAGCACGTTGTAAACCGTACCTACCACAAATCGTCAGCACAATCCTGTGGAGATTGAACAACAAATCAGCTACTGTTCGTCAGCAGGCAGCAGATCTTATTTCTCGAATCGCCATGGTGATGAAGCAGTGCGGAGAAGATGCTCTCATGGGCAAGCTGGGCATTGTGCTCTATGAGTACCTCGGAGAAGAATATCCTGAGGTTCTTGGTTCGATTCTAGGAGCCCTCCGGTCCATCGTCACGGTCGTGGGTATTTCTCAGATGCAGCCTCCCATCAAGGACTTGCTCCCTCGCTTGACCCCTATTCTACGAAACAGACACGAAAAGGTGCAGGAAAACACCATCGATCTGGTCGGACGTATCGCCGATCGCGGTCCTGAGAGTGTCAATGCTCGCGAGTGGATGAGAATTTGCTTTGAGCTTCTTGACATGCTCAAGGCTCACAAAAAGGGGATTCGAAGAGCGGCAAACAACACATTCGGTTTCATTGCCAAGGCCATTGGTCCCCAGGACGTCCTGGCTACGCTGCTAAACAACTTGAGGGTGCAAGAGCGACAGTCCCGTGTCAACACTGCTGTTGCTATTGGCATCGTCGCCGAAACTTGTGCCCCTTTCACCGTGCTTCCAGCCCTAATGAACGAATATCGTGTGCCAGAACTCAACGTCCAAAACGGTGTGCTCAAATCTCTATCCTTCCTGTTCGAGTATATTGGAGAAATGGCAAAGGATTATGTCTATGCCGTCACGCCTCTGCTCGAAGATGCCCTTACCGATCGAGATCAAGTTCATCGACAGACTGCCGCCTCGGTTGTCAAGCACATCGCTCTCGGAGTGGTTGGCCTTGGGTGCGAAGATGCCATGATCCACCTGCTCAACTTACTCTATCCCAACCTATTCGAGACAAGCCCTCACGTCATTGACCGCATCATCGAAGCTATCGAGGCCATTCGAGTTGCCGCAGGTCCTGGTCTAGTGATGAACTACGTCTGGGCTGGACTCTTTCATCCCGCGAGAAAAGTACGGACCCCTTACTGGAGACTATACAACGATGCCTACGTAGCA
It encodes:
- the PRP10 gene encoding U2 snRNP component prp10 (TransMembrane:1 (o548-569i)~BUSCO:EOG092D07QT), which produces MSDADFETIKRLQQERNAAAASTKSSRALAASNQRNDSTKQRLTDSADNDLYDRQEADKFAGYHTSLPMGDDDEMEDGDNTRRLVGQYTASREIIDEFARGDGVEEDDILAGKGEKSNRITDRETDYQKRRFNRVLTPTRADPFAENRQAGAAENGTNYREIMEIRELEREEERVRRAIQSKSANGDDGDEPKPTLVDHDKENAEAGSTEAVTSVRKRKKRWDVSSTPAEEEESKEENETAAKPKRSRWDQTPAVPGPGAMEAPKKRSRWDQAPSATPMGNQGLATPMHQPQTVSMPTTFGTDISGRNMPLSDEELDLLLPGENEGYKILEPPPGYEPVRAPTHKLMATPAPQTGFTMQDPDQVALGGKPMPAEIPGVGDLQFFKPEDMAYFGKLTDGSDENALSVDELKERKIMRLLLKIKNGTPPMRKTALRQITDNARQFGAGALFDQILPLLMEKTLEDQERHLLVKVIDRILYKLDDLVRPYVHKILVVIEPLLIDQDYYARVEGREIISNLSKAAGLATMISTMRPDIDHVDEYVRNTTARAFAVVASALGIPALLPFLRAVCRSKKSWQARHTGVKIVQQIPILMGCAVLPHLKGLVDCIAPNLSDDQTKVRTVTSLAIAALAEASNPYGIESFDDILNPLWTGARKQRGKGLAGFLKAVGYIIPLMDEEYANYYTSQIMEILLREFSSPDEEMKKVVLKVVSQCAGTEGVTAGYLKEHVLDEFFKSFWVRRMALDKRNYRQVVETTVDIGQKVGVSEIIERIVNNLKDESEAYRKMTVETVEKIVASLGAADIGERLEERLIDGILHAFQEQSVEDIVMLNGFGSVVNALGARCKPYLPQIVSTILWRLNNKSATVRQQAADLISRIAMVMKQCGEDALMGKLGIVLYEYLGEEYPEVLGSILGALRSIVTVVGISQMQPPIKDLLPRLTPILRNRHEKVQENTIDLVGRIADRGPESVNAREWMRICFELLDMLKAHKKGIRRAANNTFGFIAKAIGPQDVLATLLNNLRVQERQSRVNTAVAIGIVAETCAPFTVLPALMNEYRVPELNVQNGVLKSLSFLFEYIGEMAKDYVYAVTPLLEDALTDRDQVHRQTAASVVKHIALGVVGLGCEDAMIHLLNLLYPNLFETSPHVIDRIIEAIEAIRVAAGPGLVMNYVWAGLFHPARKVRTPYWRLYNDAYVAAADSMVPYYPNLDDETLDRPELAIIL